The sequence TTATGACAACAGTGTGCGTGAAAATACCATAGTTAATAGAGCAGACGCCATGTAGATATTATGCACGGTACTTGTCACGTGACAACTTCAAAAGGTGAACAATAACCTACTTCATAGAGTCTCGCCGCCCTTTGTAACCATTCTCCTCTAGTAACTATGATAACACCTTTCACTTCAGACTGGTCACTTACCCAGACTCGACGGGGTAAGAACTGAAAGAATTGTTTTGAGAGCACAATATACCAAGTAGATTAATCCAAGTTGACAAAGCGAAAAAGACATTACCAGGCTTGCTAGAATCTTTAGTCAATTATTATGTAGAACTACAATATTATTATACCAGCTACGGAATCGTAAGGTGCCTCAGCTCAAACTAAATTTGTTTGTCCAGTTTGCATCTAAGACGCTGACCACTCTTacattattttgaattttaaatgtcATAAAAGTTAAAATGTTTCTTGCACGTGCTTTTGGCCAGAATCAAATCAGCCGCCCACCAACGCAAACAAATCAATCAAATAGTCCCCTATTATCTATGATGTTGTGCACTCTGTCCTTTCCTTTGTTCGGCccctttttaaaatttattgacATTGGCAAGGTGGGAATTACATTCGAGGTCAGATTAGAACATAGAGATATAATGCAGACTGCCTACTGCGGACCAGGACGGAGAAAAATGgggtaaaaaaatatatagctTATCATCGGGGTCtaagctgaataatgaataaggggattaaataaaaaatgagtGATGAATATTGGGGTTCGAAAAATCACTGGTTATCAATTAcgaataataaacaaaaactaaTAGGAATAACTATAGAAGAGCTAGCTAAGAATAACTGAAAGGAACACCCAAAGAATAGTGGAAAGTGAATAACCGAGATTCAACTAGTCGGCTTCCAACCCCGAATATCAGAAATTTCTGTAGGGAGATTATGATTGTGTCTCTAGCCCTTGCGAAAGACTATATCACCCAAAAGGCCATTACTGTTCTTACTTCATGCTACTTAAATTTTCTGAAACCGAAAGAATTCTGAAGCTATTTGAAAGTCCTTGAGCTGCATTTAAGttatagaaaaaaattattgtgacATAATCTACCCGAAATCACTCAGCGCTACCCGGGGTAGCCATGTGTCATGATCAAGGCCAACTTTAAGTTGCAACTTTCTGCGCTAAAACTTCGATTGAAAAAATTGAGCAAAAATAATCTAGAGgtaatattttaataaaaaaataataataaattaaaagatCCGAAATACAGCGACCATGAAAGGCGTTTAACATTGTGAAGACCTTGACCCGGTGTATTTTTTGCATGCCTCAACCTAATAGTAATGGATTTTTACTTAAAGTAATCCCTCCGCAATAGTTTGGTGTAAACATGATCTCCCTGCACAAATTCCTCATGTGTTATGACATACTTTCACTCGTCTCAATTCTTTACCTGGTCTACAGCATACAATTGcccttaaaaatgaaaaataaattaaagcaAAGCAACCTACCTGTCCTTCTACAAGAATAATATTGGTTAACGTGGTCACTGCAAGACCAATCGAGAGGATTATTATCACCAAAGGCACCCTCTGTTGTGGGTCCAAGTTACGGTCCTTGAAAAGCATATCGGGAACTTAAGCGATTTAAGGTTACAGTTCCTGAAAGCAATTTGCTTTAGGCACTGAATGTTGGTGAATATTATACATAAGTTATTTAATATATTCTAAATTTGTATTCATTGTTACTCGCCTGCCTAAGCAAtaacaaaaaaggcaaaagtAAACAATATTTCTCCCAAGGCAAAAACTGACATAAATCATTGGTTTTCGTGAATAAATGAAAACCGTTTTTGTTATTGAGTTAGTTATTGagttgaatgaaagtgaggctagagGTGACCTTGcattgatagaaacctccctgcttttcttatgctaactatgctgttctcatgctaactAGTAggaattcaaagaagaaaagcaggaaggtttctatcaaaacaaggtcacctccagcctcactttcattcaaaggccaggcaaccaaGCGCACAACTGTAACATGGTCTATTAATGTTTAATGCTTGTTACAAttactttttctgttttttttttttttgttgtattcttAACGGCACCGAAATATAAAAAGACGGCCGAATATTCCATAGTTACTTAGGCCTTTTATACAGAATGCTGGGTGGGAAGTACAGTTCTCTTCCCACAGGGAGTATTTTTGAACTTGTATttattaaggaggctcgaaagggtttttagctgtacgcgcgagtaacctacacacgccataactaagaaacacgcgtcagcagaatgaatcaaatttctatcaaaagtagcgcgtgcagcACActggaagtgaaaatacggcgtaaaacctgcggaaaaaaattgtctctatctcgaaattttgcgcggtgacctatcttgattttttgcatgcacttatcattcacgatggcactttaaataaaaaagtttcgcggaaatctatgtagtacaattttctgtaaactataatatgccatttttcgatgtatcttaaattctactagataactttttgtcatactctctaataaggtaaagaatttagggagctttccaacaaagaaataaaaacggtaggtcaccgacttagtttttccgataattttcaacaactgaagtttagaggagggtctcaatggggttaaccgtcaaccgtcaaatggccttaaaattaaccgtcaacaatcaaaaacggaatatttttaccgtcaaccgtcaaatgagcgagccaaaattagccgtcaaacttctcagatatccttaaacgatcgagaccgattgactttaATGGGtgaactcatgccgttaataattgatctggggctcaaagagcaagccaacaaacttggcctcggctcatttgacccaaaactttaccgtctggtgaagggaaacggtaagacagaaaattacagcattctaacacgggttttgctaaaagcaggtccgcggcctaACGGCCCACGGGCCGCGATGGCCCAGCGGCTCGGCGGCCCGCGGCCCACGGCGGCCCGGTGAccaagtcctgattttccacaatttttttgtccggcGGTAAATCCACGTGCATGCATAGATCTgtatctggtttgggcgtgcaaactttgaatttggttaccattttaataatcatttgaatccttttcgatcctttctttcagtgcttgttgttaagtaaaaaacgttgtcattctctgtttttaagtctgttgacagaaccctatagagaggaagtgcattgtcaaacgattcaaatggttaaatggtaaacgaattcaaactcactgtcgtccatgttcacgcccaaacccgatgcaggtctttgcatgagcgtggatttaccgctgggcaaaaaactgtggaaaatccgggactaggccgcAGGCCGCCGGGCCAAGCCTTCGAGCTGGCGGGCCGCTCCCGGGCCGTGGGGTGCGGGCcgcgggtctgctttttgcaaaacccttcaaacacagcagcagcttgacttagagttgcctcaaagtttggccggtgagagcgatagcgagctaaatagtgagtgtactattcattctcgtttaacactgaactaatattataaaaatcatagcacggaaaggctgttaaataaccagaatagtgaagttataagtcactttgacagaaattgtgcttcatttgtatttcttctattattctatttcgtccagcggtaagggaggtgatgtaagtatgctaataacacacatagttgccatagttgaagaccaaaaacctcatttttagtgcacaaattataggattaaatccagtattcaaatacgagaaaaaacataccgtttcattaaaacttacagtcaaatttgggtttaaattcgtgttataaacgtcattcccaaaaattaaccgtcaaccgtcaaatgacctaaaatttaaccgtcaaccgtcaaaacgacttatttttaaccgtcagcCGTCAAAGGtacccccccccattgagaccctcttagagggcctttttgttgacctggtgtgttgccgtggtaaccgatatgacgtcatacgtgccttcaaagtattacccaacaatagagttgcaaagatatttatagtttgcctacactatgaattatccttctttggtatctttcatcgtttcacaaagaCTATAGCAACCagaaaaaccctttcgagcctccttaatattacaatttatcatttcattacaaCCAAAGCACAAAAACTCGGAACTGTAATTGTCAGAGTAGTAGATGAAATCGAGCTTAAAGTATAGTTACATGGTGGTTAGTGGTTAATGAAGCATTTTATTTCcctgacaaattaaaaattgacTTGCATTTGAACAGAAGGCCATATTGGCCAATCTAGCCCTTCAGCTTTTACAAATTGGTCTAAGTTTAGCATGTAGCTATAGGTTTCTCCAAATATTAGCCTACCAGATTGGGCCTAAGCAAGAAACTGCATGAGGCACGTGGTAAATGCACAGACGTGGgaatggatttttttttgtatcttacTACCTCTTAGGCCGACTATGccgtccttctgagtgagtgagtgaatgtAACGATAGAATCCGAGCCCCCAACAAACTCTGCCGATTTTGATCCGatgttccccgatctttgaaacaaacaataatagtctgaaaggaaattaaaaaactTGGCCACTAACGATAGCGTAGATTCCATATTCATGGACGACCACCTAGGCCCTTTTCGtgcatttttgtttcatttttcgCCAAATTTAGTGGTATTGCgatattttaatgtaaaatgtttaaaagccaaacttttttaataacaataacatgttAACAGCTTGATAGACGCTTtcttaataatttaattaaaagAGATATGTAAATACAGCGAAATATGTCATATATTCTACATTGCCTTTAGCAGCTGATTTGGAATAGCTTCGCCACTAAAGACGCAGAATGCGACATACGATAACATTCTTGTTCATTGGTCTCGGGGTGGGGACATATGTTGAAGTGGCTCACCAGCAATTCCTGGTTAGTTTTCAAGTTCAGTAACAATAAATGAGAATTTCAAGGTAGCACGAGGCCTTGCCTCGTACGGTATTGAAATTTCCTCAAAGAAAGACACGCCGAAGCCATGGTGAAATAACAGTCGTGTGCTGAATTTACACCACGCCGTATACACCACGATAATAGGCTGTTATATAATTGCAACTACGATTCTCGGAGTAATACTTATTTATTAACCTGCTAATTTCCACCTTTCTTCCAGATCAAAAGAGGAGAAATTCAGCCCGTTCAGTCAGGATTCTTCAAAGTCTTTCACAACCGTTCATTAAATACATTCTTTCTTTTGGCCAACATCAGGGCTGCGGGAGATATCGAGTGCGCTTTGGTGTGCCTTAGGATTAAAGTGTGTTTGTCTTTCAATTTCGCCATTGTGCCAGACGCCAATCAATACACTTGCCAAATTCTTGCAACAGACAAATACAGGGACCCACATCGTTTTGCTTTGAGTGATCAATTCCATCACTACGCCATGCCTGTACTGGTAAGGACTTTTAGAACACCAAAGCACTAACATAGTCACCTTTAAttgaaattgcaaatttttatgGCGACGAAAATGTTATCGTCCAAAGTATGACACACACGACGTAAAGTTAATTTAACCTAGTCGAACAACGTTAACACAATTGAGGAAGGTGTgaaaagtgcctatgaagtaataaaaaaataaatgaagcgTATTTGGAAGGCCTTTAGAACAAaagaagaatggtgttttcgtttttgaaatattgccTCTCATTCGGGAGATattcaaatttttgttaaaagacTGGTGACGTGATCATTGGTTCTAAAGGAAGACAAATCACAATATATAGAATATCTTTAGAAATATTAGAGCAGTGCACTTCAAACATGGCACTAGTAATATACATCCAACAGGGTATAAAATGACACCCATTGGGCaatttccatggcaacagtTTTGCTTTCAGATAAAGTTTATGTAAAACTTATGTTCCCATTTTTTGTCAAAACTAATTATCATTTACTCTCAATGAGTTGACTTGGAGACCTTAGGCAACATGGGCTCTAGGTGTGCCTTGAGCAGGCATGTCTGTCTTAGCTGATTTGATAGGAAATTGAGATATTTAGTTTACAACCAAAAGGGGCTGGGGCCAAGACTGTTGCCATGTTGCACCTTTCTTAAAGGTTATTAAGTTTGAATAATTTCACTATTTTGTTTTCAgagatatttttaattttgtgattCATCTTCTGATAGAACTactgatgacgtcatcaattTGCTAATCTCCAtaacacaaaaattttaatctttaaaaagaaaaaagatattttaaaatggaaaatgccatacttcatgattttgaaatgtctttcaaataagcattacttattttttacttcataggcacttgaaaaaaaataatgtaaacCAAGGCTACAGAATTAGCAGAGCCATTGTACTTGCTACGTTCTATTTTCGTCTTGTAGGATGAAGACGCCGTTCTCTAATGGACTTTGTTTGTTCCTATATTTCAGAGTCCCTGTTTAACAGACCCGTGTCCACACAATTTTACCTGTGAAGTCGAATTTCGCGATCAAGGGTATACGTGCCTCAGTGGTATGCAATCAAGTTAAAAAATGTATTTCTTTCTACATATCCGGCTTCTATAAAACTTTCGTTTTGATGATGTGTTTTTAGCTATGAGCTTTAGTGTCTTCATGTGACTTCATATAGTCTCGGTTCTGTTTAAAATTAAGgatatttttcaatacctctgCTGTTGTTTATATTAACGaaatttgtaaataacaacaacaaaaaaaacatcaacggcaacaaaaaaccaaaacaagaattGAACCTCACCGATGGAGGCTGGGCGTTAATAACTTTGACACTGAATTCCTTTCACATGAAAGTTCTTTTCCTTTAAGTACAGGATTAATACCTTGACTTTATTTCTCCGAAAAGTTTCCctgttttacaattttgtttattttggacTTTAAACTTAAAGAGTTCTAAATAAGGTGGGTGatgattttccttgtttttgtcataAATAATTGAGTCTGTTCATTTCATTATGACGTTTTGGCTACAATTATTTGCATTATAATCAGCATGCAAAAGATCCATGGGTATGAAGAGTGGTGGAATATTGGATAAGCAAATTACCGTACGACAAGTTCCATATGGAATGCCCGTCATGCATGAATGAGAATTAGTTAGCACTCATGACCAACAATAATGGTAACAAGGGCTCAACtatggagctccgcttttaggcctGGATAAATCTATtcattattatataataacccaagtaattctcgcattctaattggttctcgcctatgatctattagaggacagacgcacagatgacgacagcgctcgattcaagtttttttgaattttttgagttttgaatttgaaccaatcacaattctttactaagcatagcaaccaatcagttcgcttcattttttatagacataagatcacttcagtgctattttcgtgtctgtcaaagtggcagttagaatgcgagaattacttgggttattatataattaacaaatagattccatgttgccgtgcatcaGTTccgtaatagatcacagaggacgtcaaaatgtggtaagaacattagtgacacactcggctgcgcctagtgtgccacttttttgttcttaccacattttgacgtcatctgtgatctattactgaacagatgcacggcaacatggaatctatttgttaaacattGACAGTATGTTGCTTTCACAGAAAGGTATATTCCTAAAGAACTTTCAATCATTTTAAGGTTTCAAAATAGGATTAGTGACgatttcaattattttaaataGCTGAGCCTCCTTGCATGCTTTTCACGAAAAACTAGTTTGAATGTGgctttttttgccaaaattatttattttacactCAGCATGCAACAGATCCATGGGTATGGAGACTGGTAAAATATTGGATGGGCAAATCAGTGCTTCTTCCCAATATGATGCCTATCATGCTACTCATTAAGGAAGACTTAACTTTAAAGAACGGGTTTCTAATCCACGTGGGTCAGGGTCGTGGTCAGCTCGCATAAACAATCAAAATCAGTGGCTACAAGTCGACTTGCTCTGTGAAGAATCTGTTGTTACAAGTGTAGCAACGCAAGGAAGAAACAGCAATCCGAATTGGGGAGCAAGCGACCAGTGGGTGAAGTAC is a genomic window of Acropora muricata isolate sample 2 chromosome 8, ASM3666990v1, whole genome shotgun sequence containing:
- the LOC136924742 gene encoding uncharacterized protein, encoding MRHTITFLFIGLGVGTYVEVAHQQFLIKRGEIQPVQSGFFKVFHNRSLNTFFLLANIRAAGDIECALVCLRIKVCLSFNFAIVPDANQYTCQILATDKYRDPHRFALSDQFHHYAMPVLSPCLTDPCPHNFTCEVEFRDQGYTCLSACNRSMGMETGKILDGQISASSQYDAYHATH